In Acidimicrobiales bacterium, one DNA window encodes the following:
- a CDS encoding PqqD family protein, with translation MLHQRYQLNAQSIVAEELDGEVIAIDMSSGVYYSMSGWAAWVWSALAAGATPTEVASILSERASTHAASDSEEAVEAFLDQLRSEGLLAERGEDRAPDPLPDTPAGADAGDLRVERYTDMEDLILLDPVHDVDTAAGWPKPAPVE, from the coding sequence TTGCTGCACCAGAGGTACCAGTTGAACGCGCAGTCGATCGTGGCCGAGGAGCTCGACGGAGAGGTCATCGCCATCGACATGTCGTCCGGCGTCTACTACAGCATGTCGGGCTGGGCGGCATGGGTCTGGTCGGCACTGGCCGCCGGCGCAACGCCCACCGAAGTGGCATCGATCCTCTCCGAGCGCGCCTCAACCCATGCCGCCTCCGACTCCGAGGAGGCTGTCGAGGCGTTCCTCGACCAGCTCCGCAGCGAAGGGTTGCTCGCCGAGCGTGGAGAGGATCGCGCCCCCGACCCGTTGCCTGACACTCCGGCCGGTGCTGATGCTGGAGACCTCCGGGTCGAGCGCTACACCGACATGGAGGACCTCATCCTCCTCGACCCGGTTCACGACGTCGACACCGCGGCCGGCTGGCCCAAGCCTGCCCCCGTCGAGTGA
- a CDS encoding ATP-binding protein codes for MDGELNPHLVESYAEAVGATDERRLLKARGLILDDDRTTVGSILLFGIQPQAQLPHAHVRVVRHRGTTAETGTRQQMLSDIRIEGPIPHQLAEARSVIKEQLPVRQALGADGRFGPVGIVPEDAWMEGLVNAVVHRSYSTSGDHIRVTVFDDRIEFESPGRFPGVVDIADPRALTRFARNPRIARVCADLRFGQELGEGIRRMFEEMRLAGLADPEYHQTAGSVRLTLRASPVDRALDARLPARWRQAMQIIRDSGRSSTGEVQDSLGVSRPVTIRLLRAMEEAGLIAWIGKSERDPRAYWEPRVE; via the coding sequence ATGGACGGCGAGCTGAATCCTCATTTGGTCGAGAGCTACGCCGAGGCCGTCGGAGCGACTGACGAGCGTCGGCTCCTGAAGGCACGCGGTCTGATCCTTGATGATGACCGGACCACCGTGGGCAGCATCCTCCTCTTCGGGATCCAGCCGCAGGCACAGTTGCCGCACGCCCATGTGCGCGTCGTCCGCCATCGTGGGACCACCGCCGAAACGGGCACCCGCCAGCAGATGCTCTCCGACATTCGCATCGAGGGTCCTATCCCCCATCAGTTGGCGGAGGCTCGCAGCGTGATCAAGGAGCAGCTTCCTGTCCGCCAAGCCCTCGGCGCCGACGGCCGTTTCGGTCCCGTCGGGATCGTTCCCGAGGATGCCTGGATGGAGGGACTCGTAAACGCCGTCGTGCACCGCTCATACTCGACATCCGGGGACCACATCAGGGTCACTGTCTTTGACGACCGCATCGAGTTCGAGAGCCCAGGGCGTTTCCCGGGTGTGGTCGACATCGCTGACCCCCGTGCGCTCACGCGCTTCGCACGCAATCCTCGGATCGCACGCGTGTGCGCAGATCTTCGCTTCGGCCAGGAGCTCGGCGAGGGCATCCGCCGCATGTTCGAGGAGATGCGGCTGGCCGGCCTCGCCGACCCCGAGTACCACCAGACCGCGGGAAGCGTCCGACTGACGCTCCGCGCCTCACCAGTTGACAGGGCCCTCGACGCTCGGCTTCCCGCTCGCTGGCGGCAGGCGATGCAGATCATCCGGGACAGCGGCAGGTCCAGCACTGGCGAGGTGCAGGATTCCCTCGGCGTGTCCCGGCCGGTGACGATCCGCC
- a CDS encoding glycosyltransferase family A protein — MTRWRVSVVIAVRDGERYLGETLESITTQSRPVDEVIVVDDGSTDATVPLARSFGETVTVVEQPARGAGSARNTGIALATGEVLALCDADDLWVRSKTERQLGMIEDPSLAVAVFCGVEEFLSPDLDPDARRGRAPRTLTGPTRMASGLLATRAAFDATGPFREVDGADWFDWCSRLADAVPAVRHHPEVLLRRRLHANNSTLIGGDASAARLAAVAEHLRRRRGAQG, encoded by the coding sequence GTGACGCGTTGGCGGGTCAGCGTGGTCATCGCGGTGCGCGACGGTGAGCGCTACCTGGGCGAGACGCTGGAGTCCATCACCACCCAGAGCCGCCCGGTCGACGAGGTGATCGTCGTCGACGACGGATCGACCGACGCGACGGTGCCGCTCGCCCGGTCGTTCGGCGAGACCGTGACGGTCGTGGAGCAACCAGCCCGGGGAGCGGGGTCCGCCCGGAACACCGGCATCGCCTTGGCGACCGGCGAGGTGCTGGCATTGTGCGACGCCGACGATCTGTGGGTCCGTTCCAAGACCGAGCGCCAGCTGGGGATGATCGAGGATCCGAGCCTGGCGGTGGCGGTGTTCTGCGGGGTGGAGGAGTTCCTCAGCCCCGACCTCGACCCCGACGCACGTCGTGGCCGGGCCCCCCGCACGCTCACCGGCCCGACCCGGATGGCGTCAGGGCTGCTGGCCACCCGCGCCGCGTTCGACGCGACGGGACCCTTCCGTGAGGTCGATGGGGCCGACTGGTTCGACTGGTGCTCGCGGTTGGCCGACGCGGTGCCCGCGGTGCGCCACCATCCAGAGGTGCTGCTCCGCCGGCGTCTGCACGCGAACAACAGCACCCTGATCGGTGGCGACGCCTCGGCGGCACGGCTCGCGGCGGTTGCGGAGCATCTGCGTCGCCGGCGCGGGGCGCAGGGGTGA
- a CDS encoding glycosyltransferase family A protein, whose product MNLDRVSVVIPVFNRPAMVVEAVDSVLDQEGVEVEVIVVDDGSTDDTPEVVDRLAEVLGVTALHQPNRGPAAARNAGVAACTAPWLAFLDSDDLMLPGRLRRQLDVLGETPSASAVIGLGRIQIDPGVELPVEIATRPPGDRETSFYTISMLLARPLFEELGGFDESRPVAEDSDFHARLVAAGHRVHKLDEPLFVRRVTGDNLIYGIDYRWEMFDLIRRHRRSS is encoded by the coding sequence ATGAACCTCGATCGGGTCAGCGTGGTCATCCCGGTGTTCAACCGGCCGGCGATGGTCGTCGAAGCGGTCGACAGCGTCCTCGACCAAGAAGGGGTTGAGGTCGAGGTGATCGTGGTCGACGACGGTTCGACCGACGACACCCCGGAGGTGGTCGACCGACTCGCCGAGGTTCTGGGAGTGACGGCACTGCACCAACCCAACCGGGGCCCGGCGGCAGCGCGAAACGCCGGTGTCGCCGCCTGCACGGCACCGTGGCTCGCGTTCTTGGACTCCGACGACCTCATGCTCCCGGGACGCCTCCGCCGCCAGCTCGACGTGCTGGGCGAGACACCCTCGGCCAGCGCGGTGATCGGGCTCGGCCGGATCCAGATCGATCCGGGTGTCGAGCTCCCCGTCGAGATCGCGACTCGACCCCCTGGCGATCGGGAGACGTCCTTCTACACGATCTCGATGCTCTTGGCCCGCCCCCTCTTCGAGGAGCTCGGGGGGTTCGACGAGTCGCGACCGGTCGCCGAGGACTCCGACTTCCATGCCCGGCTGGTGGCGGCCGGCCACCGGGTCCACAAGCTCGATGAGCCGCTGTTCGTTCGGCGTGTGACCGGCGACAACCTGATCTATGGCATCGACTACCGCTGGGAGATGTTCGACCTCATCCGCCGACACCGGCGCTCGAGCTGA